CCCAACTGCCGCGTGTACAACAAATCTGCTTTCAGACGCCGCCGCGGATCGCGCTCTGCAGGCGCATTCAAGACATGCCCGCCACCTTCACGAGACACATGCACGACGCGCCCATTCGCGCGCGACGCAAAATGCAGCGCCGACATGTCGAGCGGCGGCAATCGCGGCTTGTACGAAAACAATTCCCGCAATGCATCGCGCCGCGTATCCGCGCGCGCTTGCGACACGCCCGGATGCGCGCGCTCGTATTCCGAAAGGCGCAGCTCGCACAAATCGAGAAACTTGTCCGCGTCGAGCCGCTCGATGGATTCCCAAAGCTCGGTTACGGCAGCACGTAATTCAGGTGTGCCCCGACAATCGACTTCTTCTTCCGCGGGGGCCGATGCCCATATTGGGGAAAACCCCCCGTTGTCGAACGTGAACCGAGATTCATGATGATACGGCACACGCCGATCTTTGGGTTTTGCGGCCGTGTCGAGCACTTCGGGAAATGAGAATTGATGCACCGTAGCGATCTTCATGGGCTTGGTCATGGGATCGATCACGGTGTAAAAATGGACGCTCACCGAGCCCGGCCCCCGTTCCTCGGGCGCGGCCAACACTTCGACCGTCAGCGTATTTTCGCCATTCATCAGCATTTGATTGATGCTGGTCGAATGCGAATCCACGCCCGGCGCGCTCTGGGCATGGAGCGGCAAATCATTGAGATACACGCGTGCCCAGGACGCTGCCTTGACGTTGACGGAATAGAAGAGAAAGTTTTCCTGCTTCATGGACTATATCTGCGTCGACTTGCTCGCACCTTGCTTGTTCGAGCCCGTAATCTTCAATGAAATCTTCGACGGCGCATTTACTGCAATCGTCCCTTCCTTCATGACCACCGTCGTATCTCCGACCTTCAGCATGACCTCGTCCGAACCATCGAATACCTCGTTCGCTGCGACGATGCGTATCTTTTCCGCGCCCGTGAGCGATGCTTCTTTGCCCACGGTCGCCGAAAACGTACCGCCCACGGTGAGCACTCGATTCTTGTCGGCGCGTGCCTTCATTTCCGCCTTCGCCTTCGAGAATACCGCGCCGCCAATCGTTTCCAGTCGCCCCTTCGACGCAGCCTCCGTGACGCTCTGTCGCGCGACGTTGATGATGGCTCCGCCCACCGTCACGGCCAGCGCCGTATTCGCTTCCGTCGAATTCGTCTTGATGGCCACTTCGAGGTCCACGGCACCCACCGTTTCCGTCAAATTCTTGGCCACGACCGAATCGTCCGTGTGAATGCGGCGTATGTGCGACCCACCAATCGTGACGGATCGATTTCCCGTCACATTGCCCATGTCGCTTTCGCCAATCTGCCGCTCGCGATTGCCTCCAACCGAATGGCTTTGGTTGTTCACCACCACCATCGAATGGTTTTTTCCGACAGCCTCGGTGTGATTTATGCCAATGGCGATGCGTTCGTCGTGGTAGACCGCGCTGAGCTCGTTGACGAGGGTCGTTTCGCTCTTGTCGTTCCCGACGACGATGTTTTGGTCTTTTTCGGCGTGAATGTAAATGTGCTCGCGTCCGGCATAATCCTCGAATTGGATTTCGTTCGTTCCGTCGCGGCTCGGCGTAACCAATGATTTGAGGCTCGTTTTGGTTTTACCCTCCGGAAGCGGCACGGGGAATCGATCCTCGGCATTGTACACGCGTCCGATTACGACGGGTCTATCCGGATCGCCCTCCAAGAAGTGCACGAGCATTTCCCAGCCGCGGCGCGGAATCGCCACGGAATGGCCCGTATTGTCCTGAACGACCGGCACCCAATGCGAACACTCGCCATCGTATGGCTGCAACCTGTCCCAATGAAAATGTATTTTGACGCGACCTGCTTCCTCGGTATAAATATCGTCTTCGCCCGGAGGACAGGTCACGATTCCCGTGAGCGGGCTCGTCATCTGCGGAATGGGCGTTTCGAGCAGCGGGCGGAAAGTCGTCTTGCCATCGAGCGCCTCGAATTTTGCGGAAAACCCCGAATCAGCGCGCCTGTACGCATGATCGACGACCGTTACGACGAATTCTCCACCCGGCGCACCTTCCGGCACGTCGAATACGTCCATCGTATGACCTGGAAGGATTCGCGCACAAATGCTCCGGCCCTGAACCGCTTCCGACGCGCAAGCAAATGCTTCGCTGCGTAATGCCACCTTGCGTTTGCCCTCGGACGGCTCCGCATATTCACCCGGATAATCGTACCACTCAGGCCCAAAAGCGCTGGGTCCCGAAGCATCGACATCCATATCGAGGCTCGGATGGTCCGGATTGAAATCGCGCAGCGTGACTTTTCCAACTGTGGCCGAAGCTCGACTTCCAATCGATACGATGGCATCCTCCTTTTGATCCATGCCATAGCCCGCTCGATAAGGCAAAACTGGATTGCCGGGAATCGGATCGTATGCAGCAGCCGAATCGCCGAGGATCATGACACCGTCTTTGTTGAAATAATAAAAAATGCCCTCGTCTTCCAAGAGACGGCTCACGAAGCTGAAGTCCGATTCGCGGAATTGTACGCAATAGGGCCGGCTCTCGTACGACGCGCGGAGTCGCAGCTCGGGCGTGATTCCGAACGCGGAGAGCACTTCGACGACGATTTCCGGCGCCGTCTTGTTGCGGAATACGCGAATATCCGTGCGATATTGCAAAAGCGATAGCCGCGGCTCGATGACGAGATGCATGTCGGGTACGCCTGTCAACGTCGCTCCGAGGGATGCCTCGAAGACGAGACCGTGAATCACGCGATCGACGATGCCGTCACGTTCGAGGTGGAGCGTCACATCGGTCTTGACGATATCGTCGGGTTCGATGGGCGCAATGGGCAGGTCTGCGCCGAATTGCATCGTGTCCATGAGTGCGAAACCAAGCTCGAAGCGGAATGGTTTCGATATGGCTTCGCGCCCTTCGATTTCCCGCACTTCATAACGGTGGCCGGCGACTTCGACGAAATACCTGAGCGGGCGACTGTCGTTCACGGGGCACCTCTATTAGTTATGGTTCACGATGGATGTGTTGACATCGAGGAAAGCCCCCGACAAATCGTAACTCGGTGACACGATCTCAATCGTGTCTTTGGTGATCACGAGCGAGCTTCCGCCGCACTTGATTTCGATTTTGTCCTTGGCCTCGAAAAACACTTTCGGCGCCTTGGCCGATAGTTTTGCTCCCACCGTCCAGAAGGATTTCACGTCGGCCGTGTCTGCATAATTGCCTCCAGCCTTGAGGACCATCGCACCGCCCACGGTCTCCGTGTAACTCTTCTTGACGTCGACCGGACAGTTTGTCCCAGCGATTTCGATTTTTGCGCCGCCAATCGTTTGCACCGTGACTTTGGACACGTCTTCTGAAATGGTCCCGCCCGACGCGGCCACTCGTACGGCTCCGACGAGCACCGTCGACCATTTCGACGACGCCGAGATTTGTCCAATCGTGATGTCGATGAGCGCCGAACCGACCGACAATTTACGATCGAGCGTCACGTTCGTCGTATGTTGTCCGCCCGTGGTCACGTTGCGCGATCCACCAATGGTGGCCGTTTCATTGCCGCCTACGGTCTTTTCCGAACCTTTGGCGACGATGATGGTTTCATTGCCACCAATGGCTACTGTCTGATCGTGCCCGATATTTTCGTTATGGTTCAGGCCGACCGACATCGTGTGGTTGTTCCCGACGATGCGCAATTGGTCGTGAATGACTTCGTCTTTTTTCACGTGCTGCGTGAGGATGGTCATGTCTTTCGAGGCATTGATGAACATTTCCTCGCGGCCTTGTTTGTCCTCGAAATAGATTTCATTGAACGATCCGCCGCCCGGCGTCGTGGCTGTTTTCCAAACGACGCGCGTCTTGTTTGCAGGCAGAGGATATGCCGGCGGATGTTCGGCATCGTGAATACGCGAAAGCACCCACGGCGCGTCCACCGTGCCCTCGTCGTTCATCGTGAGAACGTTCCAGCCAATGCGCGGCAAAAGCATCGATTCGGCGGTACCTCGTTGCGCCACGCGCATCCATTTACCGGCGGTATCGTCATTTTTGGGATCTCGATCCCAGCGCAATTTCACGCGCACGCAACCACGCGCATCCGGCTGCACTTCCGCGCCTTGTGCACCGACGACTTGGCCCGTTTGAAGCCCCGCTTGTTTTGCGGGTTTTGTTTTTTCGAGAGGGCGATAAGGAACGGCGTTCCGAATGGCCGAAAACTTGGTGATGATTTGTTTCTCCGCGCCAGCGCCGCCTGAAGGCCCGCGCCGCCGCTGCACGATATCGATGGTCACGTCCGTCAGCACATAACGGTCATCGAGACGCGCAGCAGAACATCCGCCGACTTCCAAGACCATTCCGGGCGTGAGCCGAATGCTCGTCGATTTGCCAAATACGCCGCGTGATGCAGCAATGGCCGCCTGCAGGCGATTTCTCGCTTGCCGCACGACCGTTTGCGGACTCTCCGGTCCTCCACCGGGCGCATCGTACGCTTCGAATGGCCCGCCGCCTTCGACGGCTTCAATCTTGAGCCTCGGACGCGCAGGATCGAACGAACCCGCAGTGAACTTCGTCGTGCGTGCCGCGACGTGTTCGCCAAGCTCGAATACGACTTCTCGATCCGCGTGAGCGCCGCTTTCGTGGGCAAACGTGATATACGCCCCGCCAGGCAATTCGGGAGCGCCCGTCGAAAGGTCGGAAAAGACCAGCGTCGACACTTCACCGCTATGGTCGAACCAACAATAAATGCCCTCTTCTTCGAGCAATCGCGAAACGAACGTCCAATCGTCTTCACGATATTGCGCACAATAAATGTGCTCCTCGTAGGATTCCGTGACCTCCCAGCGCGAGGGCTGCGCATTCGATGCGAGCACGGCTTTGACGATATCGACCACCGTCATGTGCTGAAAGACGCGGCAATTGCGTCCGAGCGTGAGCAGATACGCATCCGGACGAACGATCACGGTGACGATCGCTTTACCATCGTCCGAAACCGATCGCGCTGCTTCGGCAACGATTCCGCGCACTTGTCGCGTCCCGCCATGACTGAAGAGTGTAATGACCGCGGGCTTGCCCAAAAGCGCTCGCGGCGGTTCATTCGCTGCACGTGCGGCACACGTGACTTCGTAACGAAACAGCCGCATGATGCCTTCTGCGCCCGAAAGGCCGACGACTTCATATGGCAAGCCGCCAATTTCAATCTGCGCGTGCTCTTGCTCGAGGCCCAAGACGGATTGCAGTGCCATGGTCAAATCCTCCTCAGCCCGTGATGTTGTCGTCCGAGCCGGTCACCTTGACGCCGCTCGAGGATTCCATTTTCATTTTGCCCTTCATCGTAATCGAGCCGGGCGACATGTCGATCGTGAGCCCACCGGAGACGAATTTCACGCCCGCGAGCCCCTCGACTTCGATGACGTTTCCTCGGACCTCGAATAGTTTGCCCGCGGAAAAGTCGGCAGTGGCCCCCACCGTCACTTTCGTGTTTTCTGCGCCGGTGCCCATGTCTTCACCGGACGTTCGAAGAATGGCGCCGCCGACCAAGACCTTCAGCGGGCCGGTTACGGTTTTCCGCACTTCGCCTTCGGCTGCGACCATCAATTTGACGCCGCCCACCGTTTCGGCGTAAGTGCCCGCAATCGTTTGGAAATTGCCCACGGATGTCGAAATGAATGCGCCGCCAATCGTACGGCTCATCCGCTTGACCGCTTGACGCGCGATCGACCCATTGAGCATGTCATTCACGAGGCCGGAAAGGGTGCCTCCGCCGGGAAGCAAGCTCTTGGGCGACGGAATGAGCGTCTTCAGGCTTTCGCCTTTGGCCAGCGTCGAAGCGGCGTCCTGTAGCGTCGGAAGTTTGGGTGGTGAAACTTTGGGCAAGGAAACGCTGCCCGTGATGGTCACGCGTGTCGACCCGACCGTTTCCGTTTCATTGCCTTGCGTGCTGGCCATGATTTGATTGCCAGCGTCGATCTTCTCATTGCCACCGACGCTCTTTTTGCGATTGGCGCGCACTTCGAGCTGCGTGAATTCGCCGACGGTCGTGAGCGAATTGGCGCCGATCGCGACGGCTTGGTCGTTCGTGACGGCGTGCATGAAATTGACGCCCACCGAATGCGTCTCGTCATTTCCCACGCGCTCGGTGCGGTCATTGCGCACGACACCGATGTGATCCTTTTCGGCTTTCACGAAAAACAGCATCGACCCGGCGCTGTCGTCGAGTTTTATTTCGTTGAAACCACCCGTCGCCGGTGAAGACGGGGTTTTGATGGTCATGACGTTTTTATTGCCCGGTTGATTGTAGGTCGGGGTCATCACGCCATTGATGTTTCTGGCCACGCCGACGGGTCTGTCCGGATCGCCGTCGATATAGGCAACGGTGTTTTCCCAGCCGACGCGCGAAATGACCATCGACGTTTCGGGCTCTTGCAATGCTCTGAGCCACCGAGAATCCTCGTCCGTGCTCACGGCTTCGCGATCCCAATGGAATTGCGCTCGGAATCGACCATATTTGTCGGTATGAATTTCCGATCCTGCAGGTCCGCGCACCATGGCGGTATGACAACCTTCGACCGTGGGTCTCGGCGTGCTCAGTTTGGGGCGGAATGCAGAGGATAGAGGTATCGCTTTGAAACGATTTTCATACGTGACTTGCTTGGTCGTCGAGGAAAACCGCCCGTCTTCGATCACGTGTTCGATGCCAACGATCAAGTAGTCTCCGACGAACGCTTCACCGGCCGCACCACCAAAAGAAAATTTCTTGCCGGGCGCAAACGTGACGATATTTCCGCGTCCCTCGAATGCTTGACTCGCGACGCGGTGCGCTTCGAGACGAATTTTTGCAATGTACGCGCCATCCCCCGGCTTTCGATAACCTGCCGGGTAATCGTACGTTTCGAGCTCGGCATCTTTCGCAAAAGCAGCCGATTGAAGCAAGGCCAGCTTGGGTTTTTTCCAATTGAAATCATTCACGGATGCTTTTCCGGAAGCCACGCGTGCGACGCGGCGTGCAGCATGAATTCCGAGTACGTCTCGATCGAGCGCCCCGGCAGCATCCAGCAAATCGAATTGATCCGTCGGTCCATCGACGGGTGCTGCAGCGGGCGAATTGTCTTCAAAAATGAGAAGATCATCGTGATCGAACGTATAATACATTCCTTCGAATTCGAGCAGCCGGCTCACGAAGGCAAACGTCGATTCACGATATTGCATGCAATACTTCCGTACCGGCGGCGTGCGTACGGTCCAAAATGAATGCTTGATGCCCATTTCGTCGAGCACCTTCGTGATGACGTCCTTCGACGAAAGGTTGCGGAATTTCCGCGTGGACAAAGTATGCACGAGAAATGAAAAACGCGGACGTAATTCGATTTCGTGTCGATACGCTCCAGCTTCGACCCCCAAATACTTGACCGAGGCGACCTTCCAAGACCAAAGCCGCGACGGCAAGCCATCGAGGTGAATTTCGAGCGTTGCGTCGCCGTGGATGACATCGCCGAAATCGATGTCCTCCATCGTCGCAATCTCGATCCGCGCGTGCGTGGGCGTGGCCAATTCCTCCGCAATTCGCACCGATACGATGCGATACGATGATTCATCCACCCCCATGGAGAGGTTCACTGATACCTTGCGCGTGCTCATGAATCGACACTCCTTCGCGCGCGGACCCGCTCCGCTAGTTCTTCAATCAATGCATCCGGTAGGCTGGGCGCCCCCATGATCAAAACCTTGTCGATATGCTCGAGCTTCCGTGGCATGGGCGCCGTCGCTCGAAAAGTGATTTCCACCTGCCGCTCGTCGGCGTCGATGAGATACGTGTCGAGGTGCGTTTTGGGCTCGTGCTTCGTTCCACGCACCGAAATGCTGAAGAGGGGAGCATAACGAGGCAATCGAAATCGCCAAGCCGGTCCGGCGGTCGTTCCCGTCACTTCCACCGGCTCGTCTCCCCCGAGCGGCACTTCGGACCACAAATCAGGCGGCGCGAGGTGATAAAAACGCGGATCGAAATCGAGCGGACGCAGAGGCGCTCGCTTTTTGCGCCACGTATCGTCGTACGTTCCTGCATATTGCAATCGAGGCGCCCATTCGCTGCGCACGGCACCAAAACAAGCCGGCGCAGGATTCTTCGACGATAGCGGCGCCCGCGGATCCTCGATGGGCGGCGCTGGTTGACCCACGAGCGCCGCGCGATTCTTGGCAAACCCTTTACCAATGGGATTCCGTGGCTCCGACACCGGTCGATTCGGCTCCGTCGTATCCGTTCCGCCATAGGTGTTTTCGTACACGAGCGGCGTCGTCCGAAGCTCGGCCGCAGGCCCCGGAGCGACGCCCATCATCGCTTTTTGAAAAACGCGCGGACCATGCACTTTGACGACTTTTTGAATGGAGCGGTGACCTGCCTCGATTCGCAGCCCCACATCCATTTCCGTCACTTTACGCCCCGATGGCGGCTGCGCACTACCCACGAGCAGCACATCCGTCCCCGCTTTTTCTTCACACAAATCACTTGGATATCGAATACTCGCATTCGGCGCATCCGAAATCGGCTCGTCATCCAGGCGCACGGGAGATTGCGGCGACGCAATCGTCACGGCGCCCGTTGCCGATACGGCCCACGTCATTTTCGTTATCACCAAAATCACATCGTGGCCGTGCCGATCCGTCACGACGGCGCACCAATGGGCCATCGGCGTTCGGTTATCCACGACGCGTTCTAGATTCATGACTTCGAGCTACCGGCAAGCAATGACAAGTCGAAAGTACATCGCAGCAAAGGCGCCGCGTCAATCGAAATCCAACGCATCCGCACGCTTCTTCAGCGATTACAAAATCCCGTCGTCCGTGGAAATCGGCCCTCGACGCTCGCGCGCACGACGCAGTGCGGCACGTAGCGCACGCGTGCGATCCAGCGCGCCTTGACGCACGTCGTCCCCAAGCTCTTCGGTCTGCCGTCGCTCGTACAAATGATACGACCGCTGATCGATTCCATGTTTCGCGAGCGCTTCGCGAAGCCCCACACCGCTCCACAAGTCCACTTTGATTTCCGCGAAGGTATCGAGCGATAGACGCATGAGCGCCGACGTGTCGAGCGCCGGCGCTGGCTCCGAAACGCTCGGCGCTGCCGCGGTGCCAAGTGGAGCCCCTGCCAATGGCTGCGCATCGAAACGCCCGAGCACCGACGGCTTCGGGTCATTCGAGACAAACGGCAATGCGTGCAAAGCTTGGGGCGGAGGCGCGGAGGGCCGGTCGTGTTCGGTCGAGACAAACGGCAAAGCTTGGGGCGGCGGTGCGGAGGGCCGGTCGTATTCGGTCGAGACAATCGATTCCGCCGGCGGCATCGTCGATGGCCGCTTGCGAGGCTCGTTCGAGACAAACGGCAAAACGGACCGTGATGTCGTATCGAACGGTGGGCTTTCGGGCCGGGCATCGAGCGAATGTGATGCTTGGACAAACGGTAACGCGGGGCCTGAAACAGTCACTCCAGGCACGAGCGTTCGTGGTCTTGGCGCAGTGGTCGTCGCTGGTCGTGACATCGCCGGCGTGGGCGCTGGATGTGCCTGGACAAACGGCAAAACATTCGCAAGCTGCTGCGCGGGCGTGCTGTCGGACATCG
This genomic window from Polyangiaceae bacterium contains:
- the tssI gene encoding type VI secretion system tip protein VgrG, which gives rise to MNDSRPLRYFVEVAGHRYEVREIEGREAISKPFRFELGFALMDTMQFGADLPIAPIEPDDIVKTDVTLHLERDGIVDRVIHGLVFEASLGATLTGVPDMHLVIEPRLSLLQYRTDIRVFRNKTAPEIVVEVLSAFGITPELRLRASYESRPYCVQFRESDFSFVSRLLEDEGIFYYFNKDGVMILGDSAAAYDPIPGNPVLPYRAGYGMDQKEDAIVSIGSRASATVGKVTLRDFNPDHPSLDMDVDASGPSAFGPEWYDYPGEYAEPSEGKRKVALRSEAFACASEAVQGRSICARILPGHTMDVFDVPEGAPGGEFVVTVVDHAYRRADSGFSAKFEALDGKTTFRPLLETPIPQMTSPLTGIVTCPPGEDDIYTEEAGRVKIHFHWDRLQPYDGECSHWVPVVQDNTGHSVAIPRRGWEMLVHFLEGDPDRPVVIGRVYNAEDRFPVPLPEGKTKTSLKSLVTPSRDGTNEIQFEDYAGREHIYIHAEKDQNIVVGNDKSETTLVNELSAVYHDERIAIGINHTEAVGKNHSMVVVNNQSHSVGGNRERQIGESDMGNVTGNRSVTIGGSHIRRIHTDDSVVAKNLTETVGAVDLEVAIKTNSTEANTALAVTVGGAIINVARQSVTEAASKGRLETIGGAVFSKAKAEMKARADKNRVLTVGGTFSATVGKEASLTGAEKIRIVAANEVFDGSDEVMLKVGDTTVVMKEGTIAVNAPSKISLKITGSNKQGASKSTQI
- the tssI gene encoding type VI secretion system tip protein VgrG, whose translation is MALQSVLGLEQEHAQIEIGGLPYEVVGLSGAEGIMRLFRYEVTCAARAANEPPRALLGKPAVITLFSHGGTRQVRGIVAEAARSVSDDGKAIVTVIVRPDAYLLTLGRNCRVFQHMTVVDIVKAVLASNAQPSRWEVTESYEEHIYCAQYREDDWTFVSRLLEEEGIYCWFDHSGEVSTLVFSDLSTGAPELPGGAYITFAHESGAHADREVVFELGEHVAARTTKFTAGSFDPARPRLKIEAVEGGGPFEAYDAPGGGPESPQTVVRQARNRLQAAIAASRGVFGKSTSIRLTPGMVLEVGGCSAARLDDRYVLTDVTIDIVQRRRGPSGGAGAEKQIITKFSAIRNAVPYRPLEKTKPAKQAGLQTGQVVGAQGAEVQPDARGCVRVKLRWDRDPKNDDTAGKWMRVAQRGTAESMLLPRIGWNVLTMNDEGTVDAPWVLSRIHDAEHPPAYPLPANKTRVVWKTATTPGGGSFNEIYFEDKQGREEMFINASKDMTILTQHVKKDEVIHDQLRIVGNNHTMSVGLNHNENIGHDQTVAIGGNETIIVAKGSEKTVGGNETATIGGSRNVTTGGQHTTNVTLDRKLSVGSALIDITIGQISASSKWSTVLVGAVRVAASGGTISEDVSKVTVQTIGGAKIEIAGTNCPVDVKKSYTETVGGAMVLKAGGNYADTADVKSFWTVGAKLSAKAPKVFFEAKDKIEIKCGGSSLVITKDTIEIVSPSYDLSGAFLDVNTSIVNHN
- the tssI gene encoding type VI secretion system tip protein VgrG — protein: MSTRKVSVNLSMGVDESSYRIVSVRIAEELATPTHARIEIATMEDIDFGDVIHGDATLEIHLDGLPSRLWSWKVASVKYLGVEAGAYRHEIELRPRFSFLVHTLSTRKFRNLSSKDVITKVLDEMGIKHSFWTVRTPPVRKYCMQYRESTFAFVSRLLEFEGMYYTFDHDDLLIFEDNSPAAAPVDGPTDQFDLLDAAGALDRDVLGIHAARRVARVASGKASVNDFNWKKPKLALLQSAAFAKDAELETYDYPAGYRKPGDGAYIAKIRLEAHRVASQAFEGRGNIVTFAPGKKFSFGGAAGEAFVGDYLIVGIEHVIEDGRFSSTTKQVTYENRFKAIPLSSAFRPKLSTPRPTVEGCHTAMVRGPAGSEIHTDKYGRFRAQFHWDREAVSTDEDSRWLRALQEPETSMVISRVGWENTVAYIDGDPDRPVGVARNINGVMTPTYNQPGNKNVMTIKTPSSPATGGFNEIKLDDSAGSMLFFVKAEKDHIGVVRNDRTERVGNDETHSVGVNFMHAVTNDQAVAIGANSLTTVGEFTQLEVRANRKKSVGGNEKIDAGNQIMASTQGNETETVGSTRVTITGSVSLPKVSPPKLPTLQDAASTLAKGESLKTLIPSPKSLLPGGGTLSGLVNDMLNGSIARQAVKRMSRTIGGAFISTSVGNFQTIAGTYAETVGGVKLMVAAEGEVRKTVTGPLKVLVGGAILRTSGEDMGTGAENTKVTVGATADFSAGKLFEVRGNVIEVEGLAGVKFVSGGLTIDMSPGSITMKGKMKMESSSGVKVTGSDDNITG
- a CDS encoding DUF2169 domain-containing protein, coding for MNLERVVDNRTPMAHWCAVVTDRHGHDVILVITKMTWAVSATGAVTIASPQSPVRLDDEPISDAPNASIRYPSDLCEEKAGTDVLLVGSAQPPSGRKVTEMDVGLRIEAGHRSIQKVVKVHGPRVFQKAMMGVAPGPAAELRTTPLVYENTYGGTDTTEPNRPVSEPRNPIGKGFAKNRAALVGQPAPPIEDPRAPLSSKNPAPACFGAVRSEWAPRLQYAGTYDDTWRKKRAPLRPLDFDPRFYHLAPPDLWSEVPLGGDEPVEVTGTTAGPAWRFRLPRYAPLFSISVRGTKHEPKTHLDTYLIDADERQVEITFRATAPMPRKLEHIDKVLIMGAPSLPDALIEELAERVRARRSVDS